The segment CCGCCGATGATCGCGGCCAGCACTGCCACGACCATCGCGAAGATCATGCCCGCCTGACGGAGCGTCACGACGGTCGCAAGGAGTCCGACCCCGATCGCCGGCAACGCGAGGAGGACGTACAGGCTCGCGAAGTACGCCGACGACACTTCGCCGCGCGTGTGATGTGGGACCTCCTCCACGGTCAGCGAGAGCCCCGCGTTCACACAGAACCCGCACGCGAGGCCGAGCACGATCGACGCGACGACCAACGGCCACAGCAACGTCCAGCCGAGCGACGCGAGCACGAGCAGCGTCGCACCGACGAGGCCCGCGCAGCCGATCAGGAGTGCGCGTTCGGCGGCGATCCTCCCAGCGGCCAGTTGCCCGAGCGCCATCGTCGCGAAGACCAGGAACACGATCAGTCCCGGTACCCAGTGCGCGTCGATGCGCAGATCGTCGGCCAGGAAGAGCGCCGTGACGGACGTCAGAACGCCGCACACGGCGAATCCGGCACCGCCCGCGAGCACCGCGCGGACGAACGCCCCGCGGATCTCGCCGGGCACCCGCAGAGGCTGCATGCCCAGATTCACCGGTCCGTGCCGTTCCGGTCGCGGCGTCAGTGCGCACAGTCCGATCACTGCGATCACGCTCAACCCGAGGTGCATCACGTACGGGGTGACGAGGGCAGCGGAACTCACTGACGCGAGGACACCGCCGAGGAGATTCCCCGTCGCGAGGCCACCGGCGTTCGCTGCCACGGCCAGCATCCCGCCGGACGCACGACGCGCGAGCGGAAACAGATCGATCACCGCTGCGGTGCCTGCACCGCTCATGAAGCCGGCGCTCACTCCGGAGACCACCCGCGCCACCACCAGCAGACACAGCGACGGCGGCAGTATGAACAGGATGGAGCTGAGTGCGGCGCAGGCGAGCGCGATCAGCAACACCGGGCGTCGGCCGATCTGGTCGGACAGTCGGCCGAACATCAAGAGTGCCGCCACCACGCCGAACGCGTAGACCGCGAACAGCACGGTCACCGTCAGCGAGGAGAACGACAGATCGACGGCGTAGATCGAGTACAGCGCGGTCGGCAGCGTGGTGCCGACCATCGTCGCGAAGAACGCGAACGCCGTCGCCGCGACGGCCCACTTCCGGATCGTCGTCG is part of the Gordonia phthalatica genome and harbors:
- a CDS encoding MFS transporter produces the protein MTPSSNDTSTTIRKWAVAATAFAFFATMVGTTLPTALYSIYAVDLSFSSLTVTVLFAVYAFGVVAALLMFGRLSDQIGRRPVLLIALACAALSSILFILPPSLCLLVVARVVSGVSAGFMSGAGTAAVIDLFPLARRASGGMLAVAANAGGLATGNLLGGVLASVSSAALVTPYVMHLGLSVIAVIGLCALTPRPERHGPVNLGMQPLRVPGEIRGAFVRAVLAGGAGFAVCGVLTSVTALFLADDLRIDAHWVPGLIVFLVFATMALGQLAAGRIAAERALLIGCAGLVGATLLVLASLGWTLLWPLVVASIVLGLACGFCVNAGLSLTVEEVPHHTRGEVSSAYFASLYVLLALPAIGVGLLATVVTLRQAGMIFAMVVAVLAAIIGGVQARRLG